One part of the Eriocheir sinensis breed Jianghai 21 chromosome 6, ASM2467909v1, whole genome shotgun sequence genome encodes these proteins:
- the LOC126991127 gene encoding LOW QUALITY PROTEIN: protein RRP5 homolog (The sequence of the model RefSeq protein was modified relative to this genomic sequence to represent the inferred CDS: inserted 2 bases in 1 codon; substituted 1 base at 1 genomic stop codon) yields MTQLKQKGDLFSVKVKKEKKGSKGKKKKKQQEGDREVHVKKTPKADRLSALDVQPLTYKSLTVGQVLLGCVLEVRDYELVVSLPHKLVGSISLAHISRPYTAPLSKLKDDEEGEEEIQALQELYQPGQHVVCSVVSIEKVNNMTWVSLTLMPNEANFGISASCLEKGLVLPCAVASLEDKGYVMDTGIPKIKAAFLKREDTDKARRDTWVGSVLRCVLTNIFGSDTKDNLRLTLSANPKAVSSATLDLSHTTNLALLLPGTAVNTTISKAGLDGVVNPPHLAQPFDRLQQYGLGGSVRGRVLCVVPLSKVVHLTLQKNVCTTGLAKDPRDGHEIGDIVQEAEIYKSSPSGIFLSLGGKARGFCSANHISDNTKVLMHINRDIRVGKKVPCRLLKYNHMDQLFIVTLQKSVLERQFIAYSELQPGQVVQATVSSYDSNGARLAVSKLMSGHVPSLHLTEGPMKHPEXKHIVRDQVTARVLKVNSKRQHLLLTLRSQMVTAKEPILTEYSQEAENTLTIGYVIKALPQGLLVKRRENDVKGFVPRSQVGIESGMSLASAFHEGQVVRCRVLKVSPEKQNITLSLLVDEDVQPLSGAPKSARKVEVRARVRCVVDEVRTHVITVTVLPHNIEASIPVHHLSDDPSKCQLLREVLKEGDEIMNAVVFSKDKAKEGVEQGADSSPSEDSREEMKASEVEGEVSGAKPCLTLGTGLVWEVPDTPEFMDSSDGEDQDVPKKKEKRMRKSEIIAQSKEEEQQFSRLEEGRXRSPQSAMDYEAMLQGSPNSLAVWIQFISFHLEVLMQELAGTVFPFMKSLQVMDAQEEEEEEERLNMWTVPLRLEVLYGGPESVAEAYREALATNDRLKVHLAMAVVYAESDKLKEAERVYFNMSKKFSQELSVWVKAGLFFFSHNMAGEGRRFFGLALRSLDKKDHVELINRFGQLEFRFGETERGRTMFESLLSTYWKRLDIWSVYVDLLTKAKDNEGARNVLERMTGLKLRVRKMRFVFKKLMDFEKEHGTPQSVEAVKRRVEKFVAAAIH; encoded by the exons ATGACACAGTTGAAGCAGAAAGGCGACTTGTTTTCG GTCAAggtcaagaaggaaaagaaaggcagtaaaggcaagaagaagaagaagcagcaggagggagacagagaggtcCACGTGAAGAAAACACCCAAGGCTGACCGCTTGTCTGCCCTTGATGTCCAGCCGTTAACTTACAAG AGCCTGACGGTTGGCCAGGTGCTGCTGGGCTGTGTGTTGGAGGTGAGGGACTATGAGCTGGTGGTGAGTCTGCCCCATAAGCTGGTGGGCAGCATCAGCCTGGCACACATCTCTCGGCCCTACACGGCTCCTCTGTCCAAG ctgaaggatgatgaggagggggaggaggaaatccAGGCCCTGCAGGAGCTGTATCAGCCAGGCCAGCATGTGGTGTGCAGTGTGGTGTCCATCGAGAAGGTCAACAACATGACCTGGG TGAGTCTCACACTAATGCCCAATGAGGCGAACTTTGGCATCTCAGCATCGTGCCTGGAGAAGGGTCTGGTGCTGCCCTGTGCTGTGGCCAGCCTGGAGGACAAGGGCTATGTCATGGACACAGGCATTCCCAAGATCAAGGCAGCGTTCCTCAAGAGGGAGGACACGGATAAGGCTCGTAG AGACACTTGGGTGGGCAGTGTGCTACGCTGCGTCCTAACAAACATCTTTGGGAGCGACACCAAAGACAACCTGCGCCTGACCCTCAGTGCCAACCCCAAGGCAGTGAGCTCAGCAACCCTGGACCTAAGCCACACCACCAATTTGGCACTCCTGCTCCCGGGCACTGCCGTCAACACTACCATCTCAAAG GCGGGGCTGGATGGTGTGGTGAACCCCCCGCACCTGGCCCAGCCCTTTGACCGGCTGCAGCAGTACGGCCTCGGAGGCAGCGTGAGGGGCAGGGTGCTGTGCGTCGTGCCCCTCAGCAAGGTGGTTCATCTCACCCTCCAGAAGAATGTCTGCACCACGGG CCTTGCCAAGGACCCCAGGGATGGACATGAGATTGGAGACATCGTTCAAGAGGCGGAGATCTACAAGTCCTCGCCCAGTGGCATATTCCTGAGTTTAGGCGGCAAGGCTCGAGGGTTTTGCTCGGCCAACCACATTAGCGACAACACCAAGGTCCTCATGCACATCAACCGAGACATCCGGGTGGGCAAGAAGGTCCCGTGTCGCCTCCTCAAGTACAACCACATGGACCAACTCTTCATTGTCACACTGCAGAAGTCTGTCCTCGAGCGGCAG TTCATTGCCTACAGTGAGCTGCAGCCCGGGCAGGTTGTGCAGGCCACCGTCAGCAGCTACGACAGCAACGGCGCACGGCTGGCGGTGAGCAAGCTGATGAGCGGCCACGTGCCCTCACTGCACCTCACGGAAGGCCCCATGAAGCACCCCGAGTGAAAGCACATCGTGAGGGACCAGGTCACTGCCAGAGTGCTCAAGGTCAACTCCAAGAGACAGCACCTCCTCCTGACCCTCAGGTCCCAGATGGTTACAGCCAAGGAGCCCATTCTTACCGAGTACTCGCAAGAGGCGGAGAACACTCTCACCATCGGCTACGTCATCAAGGCGCTGCCGCAGGGCCTCCTCGTGAAACGACGTGAAAACGACGTGAAAGGCTTCGTCCCCAGGTCGCAGGTCGGCATTGAGTCGGGCATGAGTCTAGCCTCGGCATTCCACGAGGGACAAGTCGTTCGCTGCAGGGTCCTCAAGGTGTCCCCCGAGAAGCAGAACATCACCCTCAGTCTCCTGGTTGATGAGGACGTTCAGCCATTGAGTGGGGCGCCCAAGTCAGCGAGGAAGGTTGAGGTGCGAGCAAGAGTCAGGTGTGTGGTGGACGAGGTGAGGACGCACGTTATCACAGTCACTGTCCTGCCCCACAACATCGAGGCTTCCATACCTGTCCACCACCTCTCGGATGACCCGAGCAAGTGCCAGCTGCTGAGGGAGGTGCTGAAGGAAGGGGACGAGATCATGAATGCCGTGGTGTTCAGCAAG GataaggccaaagagggggtggAGCAAGGGGCCGACAGCTCTCCCAGCGAGGACAGCCGCGAG GAGATGAAGGCCAGTGAGGTGGAAGGTGAAGTGAGCGGTGCCAAGCCTTGCCTCACACTGGGAACGGGCCTTGTGTGGGAAGTTCCCGACACGCCGGAGTTCATGGACTCCTCAGACGGTGAGGACCAAGACGTGCCAAAG aagaaagagaagagaatgcggAAGTCAGAAATAATAGCCCAgtccaaggaggaggagcaacagttcTCGCGGCTGGAGGAGGGGCG GCGCTCGCCACAGTCAGCCATGGACTATGAGGCCATGCTCCAGGGTAGTCCAAACTCGTTAGCCGTGTGGATACAGTTCATCAGTTTCCACCTTGAggtactaatgcaagagttagccggcactgtctttcctttcatga AGTCCCTGCAGGTGATGGAcgcacaggaagaggaggaggaggaggagcgcctcAACATGTGGACAGTCCCGCTGAGGCTGGAGGTGCTCTACGGCGGACCAGAGTCTGTGGCCGAGGCGTACCGGGAGGCGCTAGCTACTAACGACCGGCTCAAGGTCCACCTGGCCATGGCCGTGGTATATGCTGAGAGCGACAAACTCAAG GAGGCCGAGAGGGTGTACTTCAACATGTCCAAGAAGTTCAGTCAGGAGCTGAGTGTGTGGGTGAAGGCGGGACTCTTCTTCTTCAGTCACAACATGGCTGGGGAGGGACGTCGCTTCTTTGGGCTGGCGCTGCGCTCTCTCGACAAGAAGGACC ATGTGGAGCTCATCAACCGGTTTGGCCAGCTTGAGTTTCGCTTTGGGGAGACCGAGCGCGGTCGGACCATGTTTGAGTCCCTCCTCAGCACCTACTGGAAGAGGCTGGACATCTGGAGTGTCTACGTGGACCTGCTCACCAAGGCCAAGGACAATGAGGGGGCAAG aaACGTGTTGGAGCGCATGACGGGCCTGAAGCTGAGGGTCCGGAAGATGCGGTTCGTCTTCAAGAAGCTTATGGACTTTGAGAAGGAGCACGGAACACCCCAGAGCGTGGAGGCGGTCAAGCGGAGGGTGGAGAAGTTTGTGGCGGCTGCGATCCactga